In Fusobacterium sp. DD2, a genomic segment contains:
- a CDS encoding 30S ribosomal protein S1, translated as MHNNESYNEFETLLEDYLPEENTNKVRVKGKIAQKDRNYSYLDAPGQPTTVRVRSEELEGYEQGDEVEVLLVGETDEGEYIIGSRRRIDMEDNLKKIKEAFENKEVIKAKIIRRVKGGYILTALSHQGFLPNSLSEISMKDGDKMVGKEIKVMVKDMQPARDKRGDKITFSRKDITILKEEEEFEKLSVGDIVEAEVTDVMDFGLSVRIGHLRGFIHISEVSWKKLDKLSDFYKKKDVVKAQVIVLEPEKRNIKLSIKALTRNPWEVVAETVGVDSVVAGKVTKLLPYGAFVEIADGVEGLVHMSDFAWNKKRVNLGDYIQVGDEIQVKVLEFNPENRRLKLGIKQLSANPWDTAEERYAVGTELKAKVVEVKDFGLFAEIEPGVDVFVHNSDYTWPGEANKKFSVGDEISFKVIELNTAENKIKGSIKATTKSPWEKAMETYKVGQTVTKEIKNILDFGMFVNLCEGVDGFIPAQLASKDFIKNLKDRFNVGDTVKAQIVEIDREKERIKLSIKKIEIEEEKRENQELLNKYGTSSTDEE; from the coding sequence ATGCATAACAATGAAAGCTATAACGAATTTGAAACATTATTAGAGGACTACTTGCCAGAAGAAAACACAAACAAGGTAAGAGTAAAGGGGAAGATAGCACAAAAAGATAGAAACTACTCATACCTAGATGCTCCAGGACAACCTACAACTGTAAGAGTTAGAAGTGAAGAACTTGAAGGATATGAACAAGGAGATGAAGTAGAAGTTCTTTTAGTTGGAGAAACTGACGAAGGAGAATACATTATCGGTTCTAGAAGAAGAATTGATATGGAAGATAACTTGAAAAAAATCAAGGAAGCTTTCGAAAATAAAGAAGTTATAAAAGCAAAAATAATCAGAAGAGTAAAAGGTGGATATATATTAACAGCATTATCTCACCAAGGTTTCCTACCTAACTCATTATCAGAAATCTCTATGAAAGATGGAGATAAAATGGTTGGAAAAGAAATAAAAGTAATGGTAAAAGATATGCAACCAGCTAGAGATAAGAGAGGAGACAAAATCACTTTCTCTAGAAAAGATATAACTATCTTAAAAGAAGAAGAAGAATTTGAAAAATTATCAGTAGGAGATATAGTTGAAGCTGAAGTAACTGATGTTATGGACTTTGGATTATCTGTAAGAATTGGTCACTTAAGAGGATTTATTCATATCTCTGAAGTATCATGGAAAAAACTTGATAAATTAAGCGACTTCTATAAGAAAAAAGATGTTGTTAAAGCTCAAGTTATCGTTCTTGAACCAGAAAAGAGAAATATCAAATTATCTATAAAAGCATTAACAAGAAATCCATGGGAAGTAGTTGCTGAAACAGTTGGAGTAGATTCAGTTGTAGCTGGTAAAGTAACTAAGTTATTACCTTATGGAGCATTTGTAGAAATAGCTGATGGTGTAGAAGGATTAGTACACATGTCAGACTTTGCTTGGAATAAGAAAAGAGTAAATCTTGGAGATTATATCCAAGTTGGAGATGAAATTCAAGTTAAAGTTCTTGAATTCAATCCTGAAAACAGAAGATTAAAACTTGGAATAAAACAACTTTCTGCAAATCCTTGGGATACTGCTGAAGAAAGATATGCAGTAGGAACAGAATTAAAAGCTAAAGTTGTAGAAGTAAAAGATTTTGGTCTATTTGCTGAAATAGAACCAGGTGTTGACGTATTTGTACACAACTCAGATTATACTTGGCCAGGAGAAGCAAATAAAAAATTCTCAGTAGGAGACGAAATAAGCTTTAAAGTTATTGAATTAAATACTGCTGAAAACAAAATCAAAGGAAGCATAAAAGCTACAACTAAGAGCCCATGGGAAAAAGCTATGGAAACTTACAAAGTAGGACAAACAGTAACTAAAGAGATTAAAAACATTCTTGACTTTGGAATGTTCGTAAATCTATGTGAAGGAGTAGATGGATTTATCCCTGCTCAACTTGCTTCAAAAGATTTCATAAAAAATCTAAAAGATAGATTTAATGTTGGAGATACTGTAAAAGCTCAAATAGTTGAAATAGACAGAGAAAAAGAAAGAATTAAACTTTCAATTAAGAAAATAGAAATAGAAGAAGAAAAAAGAGAAAATCAAGAACTTCTTAACAAATACGGAACTTCATCAACTGACGAAGAATAA